ACGGTCTTATCAAATGATGGGAAAACTAAATGTAAAGCCATACTCAGTGCTAGGTATAGCAGTAACGGagtacatgtaatctggattacatgatcagataaaaaaataagtatttgtaattagattacattACTTTTGAGAATGTttataatcagactacagttacttttttatggaataCATGATAAAATATTCCCACAATGGAAGTAAATCATTCAAATTTGATTGATTTCATGATATTGGTAAcacaatgaaatatattttctttctttgttttatttgttgtgttttaacTATATATAATACACAATAATCACAAACGAGCTAGgttaaaagtaatctaaaagtaatccaaaagtagtcAGATTACATTACATGATACATGTAATCCAGAATACAATTTTCATTATGTAATTTGTAGTCAGTAACAGACCACAATTTGTAAGCAACCTACCAAGCATTGACCATAATATATAAAGCATACCATAATACTCCCATTTAGACACCGGAGCGACTGCCATTCCACATTTAAAAACTCCACTTCCAGCTCCCAGAACCATCGAAGTGACGTAGCCACCGTAAGACTGCAGCACAAACACATGCTTACTTACTGTATACAGTGGCCCAAAAACTTGTATTTGGacttaaaatgcatgaaaatcaaAGCAGGTGTCATTATTTTAAAGACACATGAAAAAAGAATCATCCCTCAAAATGTTTGTTAGATTCATGATATCAGAAACAAAGATTAATTAAAACTTACCCAGCCCCAGATGGCAATCCTGTTTTTATCTATGTAACCCATGTCAATAAAGTGTCTAAAAATgaagaatgaatatatataatttttaatttataataaattaaatgtcaattatatgcaatattatggagccctgcacatgacatacaagaaaaaaaaaattgtggacacgatttactaattcattcccttaatgtactaaaatgtgcacacaattactattgcatTGCCTCCAATTCCTATTTAATTTCCTCGACTTACTATGTCATTTCCTAGATtcactattgcattccctcgatttactattgcattccctagatttactattgcattcccttaATTTACTATGTCTTTACCTCGATTCACTACtacattccctcgatttactatgtCATTTCCTCGATTTGCTGTCATTTCCTCGAATTCACTATTGCATTCCAtcgatttactatttcatttCCTCGATTTAATGTCATTTCCTCAATTCattattgcattccctcgatttactatttaaTTTCCTCGATTTAATGTCATTTCCTCAATTcactatttcattccctcgatttactatgtCATTACCTCGATTTCATATGTCATTTCCTCAATTCACTATttcattccctcaatttactatttcatttcCTCGATTTAATATGTAATTTCCTCAGTTcactatttcattccctcgattcaCTATGCCATTTCCTCGATTTACTGTAATTCCCTCAATTCAccattgcattccctcgatttactgtcattccctcgatttactatgtCATTCCCTCAATTcactatttcattccctcgattcaCTATGTCATTTCCTCGATTTACTTTGTCATTCCCTCAATtcactattgcattccctcgatttactgtcattccctcgatttactatttcatttCCTCGATTTAATGTAATTTCCTCGATTCACTGTTgtattccctcgatttactatttcatttCCTCGATTTAATGTCATTTCCTCAATTTAATATGTCATttcctcaatttactatttcattccctcgattcaCTGTCATTTCCTCGATTTACTATGTCATTCCCTCAATtcactattgcattccctcgatttactatttcattccctcgatttactatttcatttCCTCGATTTAATGTAATTTCCTCGATTCACTGTTgtattccctcgatttactatttcatttCCTCGATATAATGTCATTTCCTCAATTTAATGTCATttcctcaatttactatttcattccctcgattcaCTGTCATTTCCTCGATTTACTATGTCATTCCCTCAATTCAccattgcattccctcgattcaCTATTGCATTTCCTCGATTCAATGTCATTTCCTCAATTTACTATGTAATTTCCTCGATTTAATATGTCATTTCCTTGATtcactattgcattccctcgatttactatttaaTTCCCATAGTACAttaagggaacgaattagtaaattgtgtgcacgatttcgcctactattttttcttgcatgtcatgtacgGGGCTCCGTACAATATCAAATATGATTAAaccaattattaaaatatgagtGAAATATTGCTAGTATACTACAATACAATTTTTCAGTGTAGAGATGTTGCAAGGTGGTTTCTAGTGTCTTCAAGTTGGTTGCTATAGCATTGCTAAGTTGCTAGGTGATTGTTAGAGTGTCGCTAGATGGTTTCCAGGGTGTTCTTTGCTGTTGGTAGGTTGCTAGTATTCTAGTATTCTAGAAGTATTCTATTCATGTCTGCAGCACAAAAACTTCCATAAGTATTCACTTGAGAGCAGTGTGGACACATGTTTGTACCTAGCGGCTGTTATCTGGTCCTCCACTTCGTAAGTGCCAAGTCGTTTGTAAAGGGCATGCATAATTTTGTCTCCTTGGTAACCACTTCCTCTCCCATCAAAGCTGGCCACGATCACATTCTCTGTGCTGGCCAAGTATGTGGACCATCCCACCCTAAACCGGAAATCTGATTTCTGACTGCAGGGGCCCGCATATCTACAGGATATGAAAGAATCAAGGCTGCAGTGGCCATCAAACCCAGATCAGAGTTCAACATCAGTTCACGAAAGAAAATGTAGCTAGCTTACACATCAATGAGCAAAGGATATTTTTTGGATTTGTCGAATTTGGGAGGCAGCGTCATCTGGTACCAAAGgtctgagaaaaaataaaaacacccacaagggtttaaaacaaacatatttcttatatatatcttatatgaTTTGATTCTGAGCTCTCCTGAAGAGGCAGTCTTACCGAACTCTCCGATCTTCAGCGTGCCGTGTGTAATTGACGGCATTGCGATATTCTGCAGAGTATTTTCCAAATCTTTGTTGTCTTGAAGAACTCTCACCTCTAAAAAACCATTTTGAGAAATTGTACATTTTCACATACATGTAATCCAGTATATATTGTATACTtttactgtataatataaaaatatggctTTAATATTGAATTTATATTCTCATGCTCACTTCCCatgtttacagtatattacttatattttgaaaaatatttgaatatgtaaataattttttttattaatgatgaattaatcattttttatttaatttttgtaagaGGACATGGGAAGTTGTAGGGATGTGATCGAAAATGTTTAGTATATGGGACTTCAATGGGATGCTTACGACAACTCTGCTAATGCGAGTTATTTTAATGACTTTAATGTTTAGTCATACCAGTTCCATCTCGGCTGTTTCTCAGTGTATGCAAAGGCAGTCCAGGACCtttagaaacaaacaaataaaaggagatagcaaaaattaatttattattattatttttttttacaatttgtcatATAGAGAAGtgctttaaaaaatgaatttacatGACATACCAGAACAGCTCATAAGGTAGTAGGTTCCTTCAGTGCTAAACAGGGCAGAATTATATTTGCACCGGTCTGCATTGAGGGTACAGGTCAGACACTGGCGCTCAGAATGGGAAGCCCCATTTATGGTGATTCTACCGGAAaagcaaatatataatttattaaattttcaagtaaaaaaatatatgattgttTTCAGCTTGTGACACTCACTTGTAAACATTTCTTTGACCTGGACTTGCATTGTGCTCGTTACTCACATAATATCTGTGGCAAACATAGGGAAAAAATTGAGGAAAGAATCTCGAACACTCAATGGCACAAGTTTCTAGTAAATTAACTTACACAGCATCATTCGTGACCTTAAGGATGCTAGTGACCTCCCACTTTCCTCTTGTCAGGAACTTCTTTTCTGTCTAGACAACAATATcgaacaatatgaaaaaaaaagcaaacttacAGAATACGAACAATGCTGTGATTCTGCTTgaatttgaaaattaaattagctgaatgcaaaaataaaatagattactAAAAAATCGCTCAATTTAACACATTCACCtgaaaacattcataaatatacacaaataaaaatgctaaaaaattgtaatacaatttcaaatattattaGTGTAAATATTCCATAcattaatgcaataataaaaccttaaatattagtttaaataaacattttaaatatacaaaatttgATTAAATTGTGTAATTTATAACTCGTAAACTCACTCCACTGAAATAATAAAGATGCTTAAAATGCTCTTCATCACTCGTAATGTAATAAAAACTGTTGCCATCTGACCGAAAGACAGGTTCATCTGGAGAGAACTATTAtaacaaagcaaacaaacagacataTTAGCATGACTCAACATTGCATAAAACCACAACTGGTAATTTTGTAACCAAATAATTCATACCCGGCCAACCCAACCCGTGCTGCTTGTGAAATCCTGActctaaagaaaacaaaaacaaaacacatatgagaaaaaatgattttgattgGATAAAAGATTTCGCTTCAGTCAATTCAGTGACTCTACAACAGTATGAGAAGTTAGAGGTACCAGTGAACTTTCAGACCAAGCACCGCTGTTGAAATCATACGTCTTCAAAGCAACATAGTTTTGTGTTCTTTTCTGCCACTGCACTGCAATTCGCTCATCTGACGCCCATGTAACAGTGCTCAGGTAGTGCTCTCTGTGATAAAACACATCGTTTTTGGTCAAATTACTGTTTCGTCTGGTTTAAGAACTCATGCAAACTCCAAAACTTCTTATTACCCTGCACCAACAACACTGGGAACCAGGACTTCATTGgtcctgtttgtgtttgtgtcgaAGACAAACAGTTTGACGGTTGGGTTTGGGGTTCCGGCCTTGGAAACAAGCAAATGGGAGTATCAAAAATAGTagatttagaaatatatattgaaatgtttacatgaaacatatattgaaaaatgttaatagttcacccaaaaatgaagatttgtgTAAAATTTCTCACCCCCATGCCATCCAATGTGAAAAATGTtattgtttcttcattagatttggacaaatttagcatcacatcacttgctcaacaatggatcctctgcagtgaaaaactgcatgtctgtaagaaacaaatcctcatcctgacggcacccattcaatgcagaggattCACTGTTgaccaagtgatgtaatgcaaaatttctccaaaatcgtccatcttggatggcctgaaagtACATTGTAGCATCTGCTTAGGATCATGTACGATCGTTTGGGCTTTACGTTTTAGAAATTTGTTTTAGCCTTTTGACATTTGCATATAAATTACAGAATCTGGCCCCACAGTCTAAAGTTATATGGGTGTTAAATGGCCAATGTTTACCCCTCATTATCTGGAAGATGCTGAACAGATCGACTCTCTAGTCTTCCCGTCTGACTTTAAACATAGTCCAAGATAACTAGACAGGACTTGACAAGGGCCGGGctgaccagcaaactcacattttcacaatacacaacacacacattgaAACGTTTGTTTATTTAGCTTATAATTAATCAGTTACAAATGTATCTGGTATACTGTATGCATATTGTCTGAATGTTTCCCTATTACATTAGTCTAGTTACCACTGTTTATTTGATATTAGTTAGTATTCAGGTGTATAAATGTATCGCTGGTTtaatatcttttacattttttgttcttAGCATCAAAAATAATCTGCTCTTTATTAATCAAACCATGATGTACTTTATGTGATCATGAAATGCACCATACTATTTGAACCATATTTTGGGTAAAACTGCACCAAGTATTCAGGACAGTCATAAAGCATGCAAATGAGGTGTCTCTGGGACAAAGAAACACTTTCCCGCTGAAACTATACGCCTTGTTATTGATCAATCCAACCAAAATGGGTTTTACAGGGAAAAACGTATTCCTCACCCAAAAAGGGAGACGATTATTTTTCGTGGCCAGAGAAATTATTTTACTTAAGGTCAAAAGACGATTAACACTTGTCCGTCTTGCAGACCAACAAATAACTTTATTGTACTCTTAATGCGATAATGCTACAAGTAATTCCTGAAGatgaatatgattaatattaacCCGTTATGATTAATTATGTTCATCTCACTTTGAGCTAATTTGCtacaacattttcagcaaattttctttttttggtgaactattcctttaacgtcACATTTTCCTTaaatttttctttccttttacctTGGGGTACGGTACTAAGACCGTTTCTGGATATTGGCCCTCTCCGTACAACGTGTATTCAATGTTGTGCACTTCTGAGTCATTAAATTTGGCGTATGCCACAAATCTCCCATTTGGTGACCACCACAGAGCAAAGTTGGTGGAGAACATCTCCTCTACAGAGAAAACAGATACACAAGATCACTAAAAGACCTCTGTTATGAACGGGAAGCATCCATCAgcttaattaaatatgtatttcttaCCCTCGTACACCCAGTCAGGGATGCCGTTGAGGATCAGGTTGTAGGCTCCATCAGTAGTGACCTGCTTGAATGCAGCGGTGGGAGTCTCCTTCACATAAACGTTGTATTTCCAAACAAAGGCCTGCGTGGATTTTGGAACAATATCACATTTTTGTTGGGTGGGAATATGTGTGCAAAGGTTTTGGAGTTTTGGAAaacaaagctgcttgtttgtaaggAACGAAGCCATCATTAATACattaacttcaaaccatttcttccagctaaaatacgGGTCTATCATACTGCTTTCTCCAATGAAATcaagtctgaatcaggagagaaatataccGTTTAAGTATCGTTTAGGAGTTAAAATAgtctaaaacagttctaaacaaataaatcagtggattttgatgcgaGAGGACAATAGTGGACgaaaaaagcaatattatagattaTGAACTCGTATTTTAGCCAGCATTTTGTCATGCTACAACACTGCTTGCTGGAAAAATTAGCTTGCTACTAGAAAAGCTACAGCCCTTAACATTTAACATATAGCTAAtaaccactgttgggaacgttactttaaaaaagtaattagttatagttactcactacttgttccaaaaagtaactgagttagtaactgaattactctataataaaagtaactcgttaccagggaaagtaactatttgcgttactgtataaaaaaaaaaaaaagttgctatatgtcagagaATTTTTGCAGTTtccacaagtcagttgaaatgagtagaacagacaggtgttcgtacataactttcgatatttattgcacgtcaacagacagcaagagttttatcctgcacttccaagtattatctttgtaagaaaagtgttttgggccactagctttgtagatgcgtgtgtcacacattacatgtacacattacatgcacgttcttgcctttgaccacaatgaatttgaagtagtgcttatatctccaccttgaaaatgccaactttcatcggattgctcctgactcgccatttctgctgctgctgcgaatctctgtgtgtagctgttgcgtgtgtgtgtgtttggcgccgctggcgctacctcgtgtgccggcatgtgtgcaGAAACACTGgttctgattggctaccatgaaacaaatgactctgccttagccgaTCATAATCACTTATCTCGTAATTAACCCACCTACTCACTCGCTGTGTGCCAGATTGcatattattaaatcaatgcatagtaacgcaccgcatttaacgttcagtaatgtTAATGGCGTTGTAacaacgggaaaagtaattagttagactaccgcattactgaaaaaataacgtcgttacctaacgccgttcttttaaacgccgttattccaaacactgctaataaCACTAGCAAACACCATGTTTAGAAATcacttcatttaatttattatttaattaaactcGTTTAACAAAAAGAAGCTGTGCGCACAAATATCTCTGTCATGCTATAGTCCTACTTATTGGAAAATTTTGCTTGTTGTTGGAAAAGCtacactttttttcaaaaatagcATAGCTATTGTCACGTTACTGAAGCTGAAAAAAAAGGAAGTCAAGTTCATAGCATTTTTAGAACCTTTTATGATTAATAACAAATGAAACTAGAACCCCCATAATATACCGATCAATCCcgatattttattacatttttcgcTACAAAAGGAAGCAGTGTGCACAAACATCTGTCACGCTACAAAAAAAAGCTACATTGTTTTTGAAAACATGCTACCGATACAAAAACATCTGTTGGAAAAAATTATCTTTTACTGGAAAAGCAATGCAATTTTAACTATTGTCAAAAATGTTGTTAAAGCTGCTACTTTTAGTTAGCTACCCTCAAAACTGTTTAAAAGCACACATTTGTTTATGTAGCAAACTAAGCACCTCATAGACATAAAGAATAAATTATGACATGGCAAAGTAGTTCAATGACGACTATGCTGATAAGGTTTTATGACATGTACAGTGCCATCACAACTTCATGGTGAACTGATATTCTACTCACCAGTTTGTGACCAGTTGGCGACCATGCTAAGTATTGGACTTCATGTGGGATATCCGTATTTATAAAATCCCTGAAATAAAGAGCAAGTCAGTcatcttaaataaatacaaagtgaTCATTAATCGCAGTTAGAGATCCATAGCATGCAGTTTGTTAGCATAAACAGCTAACTAGCTTTATAGACGGATTgtttaagtttaaaaacactAGTAAACAAACCCTTTTTCCAGGTCGTAGATGGAGTAGGATGCAGTGTAGGAGTGTCTCCATAGCTGGTGAAGGAAACCAACATTAAACATCTGGATACCAAGACGATAAATGATTAATTACCCATCAAAGCGTTTCATTGACTACCTTAGTGTAGTTGCTCTGGAAACAGACGTATTTTCGATCCGCTGACACCATGTAATCAAAAGCTGCCACACGGGACTGATAACATCAAAGAAAGACAACCGTTGTAAGTTCAAGGAATCAATAAAGAACGTGAACTTACATTTAAgccatttaacagatgctttttaaTCAGACTTTCAAACAGATCTCGAACGGAGAACGGAGAAACGCTACGAAATTAAGTTAGCGTTTATATGTATAAAAACTTATTTGTGTTGCACATGGGTTGATTCGAATAAACCATTTTAGTACTTCTGAAGAAACATGAGAGGTGCTTTCCTGTGCAAAACTTTTGTGATTTTCAGTACATTGCTATGTGATGGCTAGCATATTCTACTGAGCTAACTATAAAAAGACGCAACCCCAcatctttaaatgtaaattcatgtttgtttttttaacttgtttaatCGCACATCTCACAAAAATCATAGTAGTCACTTATACAATGTGTCATGGTTCAAAACCACATTTCAAAAcaccatttcatttgaaaaaGGGAAGATGTGACAAACGCTCTTACAAATACAAGTTGGTTCACAATTTCACTTCCATTTCCTGTGGCTGCACTGATCAGGTGCAACGAACCTTCTCCTGTCTTGTGAAGATATTCATCATCTGCATGAAAGTAGAGCAGCAAATGATTAAACTGCAAAACATTTCAATATCCAATATACTTAGAAACACTATCACGGTATTACTATGTTTATTGGACGTGGTATGTAAATACAGTACCACAGAATATGAATATGCACCAAAAAAATACCATGTGGTAGAACCATATTAAAAACACGCTACATTGTATATTTCAAAGTACCATAGTgctgctatataaataaatatttatttcatagtaCCTGAGACCCATCGCATGTTGTATGACTTGGTTCTTGCAGTGCCATTGAAGTAATCTTCTAGAGTAAAAGTCCTCTTTGATTCAGTTTTATcctctgagagagagacagacgggtAGATGGATAGATATAATTTATTGTAGCACAAACTTTGGCAATGTGTTTAATGACAAAATGTCCATTAAATAAGCAAAATCATTATCCTATAACAAAGCTCAGATTGAGGGAAAGATAATGACTCAGATAAGCATCTAAAACACTGATGTTAGCAATCACCTGTGACAGCCTGCTAAGACTAGCATTACTTCAGTGAGACTTACACACCCATAAAACACATATGACTAACTATATGACGTTTATAAGTTTAACATGAATCCATAGAGCTATCAATCACAAATAGTTATTGATTGCATTAGGCGTATTAATAAACGTGTCCAAACACGTGCGCGTGGATTGATCCATATTCAATCACCTACCGTTGAGAAAAATGGCTGTCGGGACAGCTATTAACACAACGATCACTACGATCCCAAATGCTGCCAGAATCCATTTTCCAATTCCCTAAAATGTGTCAAGAATAGAAGTCACGTTAAAATCCACTTTTAAATCAATCATATACGTCAAGCAACTTGTGATGATCTCCAAATGCGCTTTTACGCACAACTTTCTAAAGTTAAAAACGTACTTTTACAAACCGTGCATACACCATTTATCACTTACTGACCATCTTAGAGTGAAATGCAAGAGTCTTGGTTCAGAATTCCGTTATTTCCCAGCGCAATTCGGTTTCTCTGTTGCGCGCGGACGCTCCCGAGAGCCGAATAGAGCACGAGTGTTAAATATTACCTCAACTTTGCTTGTCAAGGAAACAATAAAAGAGTGACAGATTAAAGTTCGCATTCCTTTAAAACGCGGTATCTTAGTCAGtgatacagtatttttttctgtaacgCATGCCAAAACTGTTATGAAGCGGAGTGTGGCGttttcttgcacacacacacacacacacacacacacacaaatgtcctCGAGATTGTCGCGACGGCATGTTATGAGGGAAAAGAGTCAGCACATCACCTGTTAAAATCAACACACAGAAAAGTGTCCTCAAAGAattcatgcaaaataaatcatttttcattAGCATTATTAAACCCTCTATATTTGCTTTATTACATTAGCCTTGAGGATGACTCGTGAGAAGCTTATAAATAAAGTGATATCCAATTCGCGAACCGTTCTTTTGAACCGACTCGATTTGGTAATAATGACTCGGTCGAAATGATTTGCAAAGCGCTAATGAATACAAAACTCGTGCATATCGGTAAAATTGCTTTGAATCATTAATGTTTTCAATGACTTCCAGTTAATATTTGAAATTCTATTCTTTGTTGTTCAGGTACAGGTCCAACATGCTTTACAAAAGAGATACACAGCcattttacaacaaaaaacagtGTTATTTTCTCCATATGAATCGTAGCTTATGGAAAGCCAGCATTCCCTCACACATACTGTAATGGCCTGTTTTCTCAGTTTTACAGCAGGTTATATTGCATCTCAAACCATAAAATTTATGATGGTCATTGAtaaagcaaataataaataacGTGAGGTGACATAGGCGCACTTCCATGAGTTGTTTTAAAGAAGATGAAGCATGTGTTTGACCCTAGCAGAAAACCAGTTCACTGATTTAAGTTTGTAAGGATTTAACAACAcaaatacaacattaaaaaaatatatattttaacacaatttaatGAATGAAGTTTTAAAAGGCTATTGTGTGTGTCTACTTTAAGTCATTCCTCCCAAATTAGACATTTATTCCCAAATATTATGATTCAGGAACAGGACGAACACCTCTTTTTTGGCATGAAGCGTCGATTTTCCATTCTTCAGTCTTTTCTCCGTGTTCTTTgaaagagtgtgagagagtgtatttatttatttggtgtcTAAGCGTATGCTTCCTTTGGGTGTGGTGCTCAATGCTATTTTATAATCTTGGATTTAAGTCGTGCAACTGTGTAGTTGTGGTTTCTCATGAGTCAATGATTGTTTACAGTGGTGCCACTGCATTTAAATCCACAGAGGGAAGAACAACTGTTGGATAACTGGAGGGAGCTGCAGGGAAATTCGGTTTTTGGTATCGAAAGAGCTCCTTGGAAATATAAAACTGGATATTAAGAggatttcatttgattaattcagaGTGGTTTAAAGTGCACTCAAGGCAAAAACTGTCACAGGAAAACGAATTTAAGATTATTTATAGGTTGATATTTAAACGTTTAATGCATGACAACATTGCCAATGACACAAATAGTTGGTTTGAACCAATTCTTTAGATGACTCTAtcgacttcataaaaaaaaaataaaaaaaaacactatctcATGGGAATACATAACTATTTTACGTTTTGGGAAGCCAGTGGCTAATTCGTATAAATTCGTACAATCTTATTCATACGTTTTCATGCAATCTGCTTAGCTACCCCCACTGATGGTTATATTTAGCGGAGTAGctttttcttccaaaaaaaaaaaaaaaaaacgtgtatgttttcgttcaaatcacagcatgtgaatataaatatatgaaatcgACAACTTATA
This DNA window, taken from Carassius auratus strain Wakin chromosome 47, ASM336829v1, whole genome shotgun sequence, encodes the following:
- the dpp4 gene encoding dipeptidyl peptidase 4; this translates as MGIGKWILAAFGIVVIVVLIAVPTAIFLNEDKTESKRTFTLEDYFNGTARTKSYNMRWVSDDEYLHKTGEGSLHLISAATGNGSEIVNQLVFSRVAAFDYMVSADRKYVCFQSNYTKLWRHSYTASYSIYDLEKGDFINTDIPHEVQYLAWSPTGHKLAFVWKYNVYVKETPTAAFKQVTTDGAYNLILNGIPDWVYEEEMFSTNFALWWSPNGRFVAYAKFNDSEVHNIEYTLYGEGQYPETVLVPYPKAGTPNPTVKLFVFDTNTNRTNEVLVPSVVGAGEHYLSTVTWASDERIAVQWQKRTQNYVALKTYDFNSGAWSESSLSQDFTSSTGWVGRFSPDEPVFRSDGNSFYYITSDEEHFKHLYYFSGTEKKFLTRGKWEVTSILKVTNDAVYYVSNEHNASPGQRNVYKITINGASHSERQCLTCTLNADRCKYNSALFSTEGTYYLMSCSGPGLPLHTLRNSRDGTEVRVLQDNKDLENTLQNIAMPSITHGTLKIGEFDLWYQMTLPPKFDKSKKYPLLIDVYAGPCSQKSDFRFRVGWSTYLASTENVIVASFDGRGSGYQGDKIMHALYKRLGTYEVEDQITAARHFIDMGYIDKNRIAIWGWSYGGYVTSMVLGAGSGVFKCGMAVAPVSKWEYYDSIYTERYMLTPAENQAFYENSTVMERAKNFKSVQYLLVHGTADDNVHFQQAAQISRALVDEQVDFDAMWYTDEDHGLGGSSNQHVYTHMSHFLKNCFA